The Plasmodium vivax chromosome 7, whole genome shotgun sequence DNA window TGTCGTGTTGACCAACCGGGATGCAACATAAAACGGCAATTTGTTAGTGCTCCCTCGGAGAGAACAAACGGGTAGgccctcaaaaaaaaacatccgtAGGAGAGGCCCCTTtctagcaaaaaaaaaaaaaaaaaaaagtgctacCGAATAATTCCATTTCACCACCCGCGCGAGGAGCAACTTCCCTCCCAAAAAGTTACCAATCGAAAGGGGAGACTTACACGATGAGGCCCGTTCTACGTACAATACGTTTTATGcgtgcccattttttcttactgTAGAGGAGCAGCCAAAATTGCAGAGTGGCAATTCGGGCGTTCTTCACACGGAGGGAACTGCATAACGAGAGCATAGGCCCCCCTTCGCCACGCAATATTTGCAGAAACAATTGCGGCAACATTGCAGCAACATTGCAGTAAAAGCGTGTAGCAAAACCGTGTAGCAGTTACGAGGGAACCCCCCACCGTCCAACCCGATCACCCCTCCACGTGAACAAACGCAAAACGCGATGAAGTACATTAACAACTTGAAAGagattgaaaataaaataaagtccATCTGTGACAGCTGCGGTGCTGCCCCGCCGAAGATACTAATTGCTAGCAAATATGTAGGCagtgaagaaataaataacattCACGTGTATGACAAGAAGTACCACTTTGGGGAGAACTCCCTGGAAGCCTTGGAGGAAAAGGCGAGGCAACTGCCAGACACCATCAAGTGGCATTTCATAGGAAACCTCCAATCAAAGAAATGCAAAGTCTtggcaaatttgaaaaacctCCATATGGTGGAATCGCtagataaacaaaaaaaagccaccctgttaaataattatttaaaaagcataaacGAAAATGAACAGAGAAGCAGTGaccaggtaaaaaaaatccgtGTGCTTATGCAAATTAAAACAACAGACGACCTGAACAAGACAGGCATTGCGCATAGCCAATATGATGATATTGAAAGCACCATTCTGTACATCATCAACAATTGTGAATTTCTTATTTTCAAGGGACTCATGACCATTTCCTCGTTGGAACCTTCCAGTAGGGAAAACTCCTTCGTTATTTTGAATGACATAAAAAGTAGACTGCTAAGCAATACAGCCATTCGCGATTACTTTCGCGACAGAAAATTTCACATGAGCATGGGCATGTCCGGCGACCTCGAACTAGCCATTAAGCACCGAACAACGCAGCTCAGAATTGGGAGCGCcatttttggctagctcgtcGCCCATCAGGATTGCCATgatggttattttttttttctcgtttttctcgtttttctcgtttttctcgtttttcttttttttcacctgacccgttcatactttttttttttttttttttttttttttggagcatAACGGCTAGCTACACCCTGTGTGCAAGCGCTGGATGAAAATTACAAGGCCATTTATTTGCTTACACCCGCCCATCTTTTCTTCACCGTTAAATACACATAAAATTAGTAATCTCGTCTCCGTTTTGTTTAACGAAATTggcttaaaattaaaaaaaaggtaccaAATGGTAGGCATGCTAAGATACACAATTGCGTGGTGAAATTGAAGTGCGATTAttcgaacaaaaaaaaagaaaaaatgttttccccCACTTGTTCCACATGgctgtaaaaaataaaatgcaaatTTCACATCAAATGCGAcgggcaaaatggggaagcggcagggtgagcgcaaaaagggagaagaaaaagaaaaaaaagttatgcaCGTGCAGGTGGGTGAATACAACGCACGTGCATATCCACTACATATACACTGCATAAACGCGTGCACATATCCACTGCATACGCGCGTGCACATATCCACGTATGTGTACACTTAAAAACGGCATGCACACAACAATCACTTCACGTGCgcaagcaaaacaaaaaaggggctgCACTCAGGCGTAGTGGCATGGTTATCTTCGGGTACGCCGCGCGGGGGTATGTGCTCACTAATatgccgcaaaaaaaaaatatatcacaaCAGCGGGGGGGCtacctcctcccccccctgcctACGAATCGTCAAACACCCAAAGCTGCAAAAACTGAATTTCGAACTCCTCGTCGTGGGTCAGCAAGTCATTATCGTATGTGCTGCTCCTGTTGGTCTGCCCTTTGCACAAGTCGTCATTAATGAGCAGCGAGCAGTTGTCCCCTCCGCCTATCGTTATCGATTTTTCATCCGAGTAGACAAAATAATTGTTTCGAGTGGTCCAGTTGAACACCTTAATGGCTGCATTGTCATTGCcactttggttttttttttttttttcgcttgtTTCCGCAGTTTTGGTACCTCCGGGTTTGTCACCCTTGGGgggctgcttcttccccggGAGGGGGGTTGAATGGTGGTACTTCTCCTCGTTGAGCGTTTTGGTTCTGCAGTGCATACCGTCCGACGGCGCGCCGCGGTTTTCCTCGTAGTGGTAACAGTCCTCAGGGGTGGCGTTCTCATCCTTGTCGTGGGCCACCCCCTTATCGTTACCACCGCAGGTGCCACCACTACACACACCACCACTGCAGTTGCCACCACTGCAGTTGCCAACGGTGGTGCCCGCCTCTTCATCCTCGCCGCAATCCAAATCGTGTATATCCGTTTTGAGCCTATTCATGTACTCGGGGGGCGCGGGCGAGGGGCCCTCCAGGCTGGCATCCCCCTTAACGGAGTCCCTCAAGCTGTCTTCAAAATCAGTGGCGAGCTTTTCCTGCGAATTGGTGGACCTCAAATTATTTCCCAGCTTCCCCTCGTTCATGTCTAAAGCGGTGTTCTTCCGCTTCACCCTTTCAACGTTCTCCTCCAGTGGGTAAAAACTGTCGATGCGTTTGTCATAGGCGCAACTGCCTCCCTTATTATGCCCCTCGTCTTCGCCATCATCTTCACCTTCACCTTCACCTTCACCTTCACCTTCctcttttgcctttttctctttaccTCCCTGCTGGGCTTTATCCCCACTTTTAAAGGTAAACAAAAAGTTTTCCCCAGACCCGTAGTAGCAATTATCGCAGTGTAGCTTGTCGAGGAAGCAGCCGAACAGCACGTTCTCCATATCGCAGATTAACAAGATGACGCTGCCTTTGTTGGCGACACTCCTATAGAGGGTTTTGAAGGACACACCGTGTATACTTGAGCAGAAGGccattttccaaattttgaTGCTCAGTGTCGGGGGGAGGTAATAATTTATCTGCTTGGTCATCTCTTTGCTTAACAATTTGACTGCACCGCTGATGTACTCCAGTTTGGGAATTAAAggtaaataatttaaatctTTTGCATCACTGGCTGAGTTAACcctctgtgtttttttcttcgatTCCTTGGCCATCAAAGACTGTTCAATGATGCACCTTAACAATTCGTTTGATGTGAATGGCACCGAGgtgattgttttttttattttgttttctgaTTTTCTCACTTCGTCAATTTCTTTGATTATCTTTGTTGTCGTTTCGTATGCCTTATTGTTGTTAAAGAATCTGAACAGTATGAAACTTttctcttcatattttttctgcgcCTTTTTCTGCCCTTCGGGGTTCTGCCCAGGTTCTCCTCCGGGTCCCTTGTTTCCCCACTGGATCGGGTTCCCATCGGTGCAAAGGATGCCTCCACACGTATTGCTGTAGTTCCCCCCGGAGGATGAACTTCCCAATGTTTGATGGTGCAACTCgaaggaaatatttttcagcGTCTTCGAGCATGAACGTTGTGCCTCGCTCGCAAAGGTGGCAGTGTCTTCTCTCTTTATGGACTCCCCCTCTGTTGTGCCACCCGTCTGTGAGAAGTTACCGTTTGGTGTTTCCACGTTGGGGGGCCCTGCTTCTGGGTTGCCCACGGGTGAAAGTCCCCCCTTTGAAGAGGCATCCTTTGAAGGGGCCTCCTTAGCTACGCTGAAGGCGTCTCTCTTTGGCCTTCCCGATAAAGCGGAATTAGAACTGCC harbors:
- a CDS encoding hypothetical protein, conserved (encoded by transcript PVX_099400A); its protein translation is MKYINNLKEIENKIKSICDSCGAAPPKILIASKYVGSEEINNIHVYDKKYHFGENSLEALEEKARQLPDTIKWHFIGNLQSKKCKVLANLKNLHMVESLDKQKKATLLNNYLKSINENEQRSSDQVKKIRVLMQIKTTDDLNKTGIAHSQYDDIESTILYIINNCEFLIFKGLMTISSLEPSSRENSFVILNDIKSRLLSNTAIRDYFRDRKFHMSMGMSGDLELAIKHRTTQLRIGSAIFG
- a CDS encoding TLD domain-containing protein (encoded by transcript PVX_099405A) — encoded protein: MDEKQTNDKIKVLNVFQNEEIAGNREKMHYPNKFEFEKGIIRNAIVSTNSSKCVKLEERDREKKNCIIFREQCEYCLTNFSISGHLILTKESLLFEPDLRDKNVITYGFGTYQIFIDLYDIYECAHIVVPTKDTYLCNNEDTCGFIQVLLKSIYNRICDDASQKKNSTGNCYSGMNSNSSTDDLNKQKSISYYKYISRSLSYVFNLAQPLVQNASSFKEEKSDHLFGATNYSSDVSKHFTSDDHPRKEDENDDFKKKKKNSFLNFDISSPKNNIVEHLQDSDLKIYQKINEADYSTAIPAHPNITYKNNLNLANSGYSFKEGEGGSSNSALSGRPKRDAFSVAKEAPSKDASSKGGLSPVGNPEAGPPNVETPNGNFSQTGGTTEGESIKREDTATFASEAQRSCSKTLKNISFELHHQTLGSSSSGGNYSNTCGGILCTDGNPIQWGNKGPGGEPGQNPEGQKKAQKKYEEKSFILFRFFNNNKAYETTTKIIKEIDEVRKSENKIKKTITSVPFTSNELLRCIIEQSLMAKESKKKTQRVNSASDAKDLNYLPLIPKLEYISGAVKLLSKEMTKQINYYLPPTLSIKIWKMAFCSSIHGVSFKTLYRSVANKGSVILLICDMENVLFGCFLDKLHCDNCYYGSGENFLFTFKSGDKAQQGGKEKKAKEEGEGEGEGEGEDDGEDEGHNKGGSCAYDKRIDSFYPLEENVERVKRKNTALDMNEGKLGNNLRSTNSQEKLATDFEDSLRDSVKGDASLEGPSPAPPEYMNRLKTDIHDLDCGEDEEAGTTVGNCSGGNCSGGVCSGGTCGGNDKGVAHDKDENATPEDCYHYEENRGAPSDGMHCRTKTLNEEKYHHSTPLPGKKQPPKGDKPGGTKTAETSEKKKKNQSGNDNAAIKVFNWTTRNNYFVYSDEKSITIGGGDNCSLLINDDLCKGQTNRSSTYDNDLLTHDEEFEIQFLQLWVFDDS